TAGGTATCACCTTACctccttaaaaaatatatctgaacttttatttctgttgctgtaTCATGTGACATTAGAAGAAAGTCACTGTCATCACATTTTGTGCTTACCTGTTCCCCATTTGAAAGTCCAAGTTTCTGACCAACTTGTCTGTTAATTTCAGCCACATTTTCACCTTGACCACTAAAATGTCTGCCTTCCACCCAGCTCAAGAACACAGGCTGGTGACCCGAGGCTACTTCTATAGCTTGATtctatttattcaagaaataagaaatggggGAGAAAGGTGTTGAAAGTTTTTACATGCTTCTTTGGATTCACATAAAAGATAAACTATTATTGCAATCCACACATACAAAAAGAGTGCTACAGATAGTTGATAGCTCTCTGTTATCCACATTTGCCATAGCATTTAAAAAGCTATAATCATTTCCAGTACCCAATGATGGTAACGCTATGGGTGAAACCAATGCCCTTATATTCTTATGATGTCATTATAAATGGATTCAACCATTCCAGAATTTACAATGGCAACAGGTAGCTAATGAACTTACATAGCCTTTGACCTTACTTACTTATTTAGAATTAATGAttcaaagaagaggaagaaaaaaactatacGAGACCATATCTCTGCAGTATTTTCTATAACTGTGAAAACGTAGGACTGTCCTATATGTCTAGCAACATGGAAATTACTAAATAAGCTGTAAATTTACTGTTTTACTAAAGTATAAGTCAATAAGTAGAAACATAATCAGTAAAAAtgtaatagtatttattttttagaagagtaATAAATGCACATGGTAAAAGCACAAAGAGTATAAAAGCATACAATGTGAGGGCTGTTCCCTATTCCCAGAGGTAATTACTGTTAATAGTTTATGTACATTccagaaattttatattatgcagcttaagtaataattttaaaagtcttgaactatgtaaacatatttataagctaaaaaagcaaaatataaaatgtattcttattAAGAGCagttatataaaatatgcaaGTCTGTGCCTAAGGATTAAAAAACGTTTTCTatgattaaaaaattacaaacttaTTACAGAAACCTTGGAAAATATATAAACCTGGAAGGGAAAAAACTGATATTCCCATGTGAACATCAACCATGTGATATAACTTGGTCTCTTTCCAGCTAATCCTTTTTTCTAAGTACAAGTTAACTGTTGTATTACAGTCATGATTTAGCATCCTTTTCCCCCACTTAACACtgttatcataaatattttcacatatagatcattttttaataaaaagtaaggATTTCATTAATAGCCATCAAGACTTGCCATCTCAGGAAGTTTTTATACTATTAAATTCacttatatcaaaataaatttattaagtttaaattattaaacattaaattCACTCATTTACATCAAATTTTACTACCTCAAAACTAGTTATAGATTgcttattgtttttctttaaataggaCAAATTTCAAAGAATGTTGGAGCCATTTCTAAGGCAACATAATgtactttaaatttattaaaactttgtATACAAGAAGTCATCATGTATCACTTAGTTGTGTAATTTTTCTCAGAATTCTTCACAGGATATTTCAACCACTCTGGCTGACAAAATCCTTCCACCAAGAACAGTGTGATACAGTAGAAAGAGACCCAGATTTGGAGACAAAGTCCTAAGTTATTAGGTCAGCTGTAACTATGTGAGCTGAGATTATAAGAGTCAAGGACCAATCCCCAAAAAACTTTCTACGGAGTTTCATCAGTCAGTGACATATAATCCAGACTAATTTCCCTATTTCAtatgaagaaacttttaaaaccACAGATGTTAAATAAGGAAATATGAAATACACCCTGAAATATCAAAAAAGGAGAACTCACTGACTcctcagaaaatggaaaaatcaacttaattaaatatcaaaaatactTTAATTACTCATTTGGTCAAAAGGTAGTAATCAGCCCCATAAAGTCATACCATATGTTCAACTGGATTTAGTAAATTTTGCAGACTAATGTTCTGAGTCCATTTTCATGTCACAAATCGTTCACTTGGACCACTGAGCCCCTGGGCACTCAggtagagagaagaaaaggactggAGAAAAAGGAGCCCCTTTTCCAGGAGTTCAATCTAATCAACAAACAACTGACCTGCTTTTGCCCAAACCCATGGTATCCATATCACTTGACGGGAACTGCTGGGTGAAATCATAGGTTGCAATACCTTAGGATCGGCCAGGTCTGAGATCTGGGTCATCCCTGGCTTACACAAAGGAAATGACAAAACTGTACCGGGCTGTTTCTGGAGGGCAATTTAGGTTCATTTAGTTGCACTCAGTGTGGATATGAATGCTCTCCCCTGTTTCAGCAACGCAGACAAAGTAACTGAGCTACTGTAGTGGTTCTCAGGTGAGAGTGATTTTCTCCCACTTGGCAATATCTCGAGATATTTTTGGTCACAACTGGGAGGAGGGGTgttgctggcatctagtgggtagaggccaaggatgctgctaaataccctacaatacccaggacagccccccacaacagGAAATTTTCCAGCCTAAAATGTTAATGTGTCAAGGTTAAGGAATCGTAAGTTAAAGCATCTTCTGGGTACCCAGTCCTGAAACAAGGACTTGGATTAAACAAAAGAAGACAATACCTGAAACACAGAACAGAATATAACAAGTAAGTTGTGTCACAGAAACACAGCAGTGAAGTTTTGAAAAGGAGACAAACATGGGCAACAGAGAATCTGAAACTACGTGGAGGAGGTAGAATTACGCTGTTTTTAAAAGCATGGAATGAGGAAAAATGTTTTAGGGAAGATGAATAGCCTGAGTAAGAGTATAGAAGGGGGAAGGAGCTGGATTATGGAATAAATAGTCAGAAGGCGACTGTGGATGATGCAGGTGAGTTATAGATGAGGGCAAATTAACTGCATGGAAATGTACTGGCCAGTTTCCTTATGTATAAAATCACAAAAGTGACTTACACACATAAGGTCTCTTTCACCATCAATATTCTACGATTCTAGAACAGCAGGTCTCAACTCTTTGTGCATCCAAGTAgccttaagatatttttaaaactacagatGCCTGAAGCCCACTCcccaagattctgattcagtaggactGAGGAAGAACCAGaacatctatatttttaaagcctCTTGCAACATGGTAAATACAATTAACACTGTTGCattaatatatatgaaagttattgAGAGTAAACGCTGAGTTCTCgtcacaaggaaaacatttttttctatttttaataattttgtatctatatgagatgatggatgttcactaaacattgtgataatcatttcatgatgtaagtcaaatcattatgctgtaaactttaaacttatacagggctatatgtcaattatatctcaataaaactgaaagaaaaaaaaccgcTTACACAGGCCAGAAAGTCATCATTCTGACTCTTTTCCCATCCCAGTATTATCTGTATTATGTATTCAATGCTTCAACTGAAGTAAAACAATTCAACCTATTAACTCCCAACTCATGACTTTCTGCTTTACTAATTATCTACGCCCTCTAACTCAATAATTCTGGGAACCTATCCTAAAtaaccagaaaataaaacaatgttttattatatattatacaacaaAGATGtgttatatttaactttttattaaaatataattatagtatCACTTTTAATGTCTAAAAATTGAATACAATATACACGTTCAATCACAGTGAACAATTAAATTAGGCAAACGACAGAATACTAATTAACCACTAAAAATGACAATtactttttaacaaaataaaacacttatAATGACACTATGGGAAAATATCAGGTTACAAAACCacatataagtgtgtgtgtgtaggactTCATTTCTGCTAAAAATAGAGATTAGAAACAAAACTGGAAGATTTGatccaaaatgttaacattagttATCTCTAGGTTTTGAAATTATgggtaacttttattttcttgtttataattttccatgctttccaaattttctataaaacatgtattacttttataattgggGAGAAAAGTTGGCCTATTCTGCTGATACAGGCTGGGTAGAAACAACAGTTTGTTCCAAGGTTAAAGGGATTTAAGTTTCAAAAAGACATCCATGATTTAATTCTTATGAATACTTATTGAAGCCTCAAATtttaaatcagggacttccctggtggcgcagtggttaagaatcttcctgccaatacaagggacatgggttcgattcctggtccaggaagataccacatgccagggagcaactaagcccgggagccacaactattgagtctgcgctatAGAGCCCGCCAGcgaaaactactgaagccccggcgcctagagccgtgctccgcaacaagagaagccaccggaatgagaagccagtgcactgaaACAACGAGTAGCaaacctcaactagagaaagcccgcacacagcaagtaagacccaacgcagcctaaataaataaacaagtaaataaaattttcttaaaaaaatttaagccaAAGATCAAGACCACTAAATTCTTAAATAGTGATGAATGCAACACAGCATCCACGTCTCAGGATCAAATTATTAGCGTTACTGTAAGGAAGCATTCCTATAAACTCATTCAGTGGAGGGTGTTTCCTATAAACTCAGCTGCGGATTTGAAGGCACTGTGGAAAATTTCCATCAAAGCTAACTGAGAGCACAGGGCCGGCAGGAGCTACCTGGGACCTGGTGACATAACTCATCTCCTGCCATGAAGAAAGCTCATCAAGGCCAAGAGACTGTCTACTTTGTGGTAAAAGAAATAACGGCAGGATCTGCTGAAATTAACGTGCTCTGAAAGACGGGTGAGGGGGAGAAATAATCTAGAAAACTAGTTAGGAAATAGCTAAAATAGAAAAGTgcaatatttgaaattattacaAGCTCTTAAATATTTCCTGCGAGGATTAGCCAGTAGTGGGTACTATGCATTCAGGATTTTCAAAGATTTCAAATATTCTATCCTTTCGCCCTCATAAGCACGCTCAAACTCGTAGATCAGGTGCCTCTATTTGATAATTATGAAACTAGGTATGTGGTTAGAGCTTTGAACTACGACAGTCACGATGTCCAGAGGGCAAATGAAAACAGATATTCAAGTAATCTAAATTACATACGTCCAAGTCTGCATAAACCCACTGCACATTCCCGGCACGTCTCGGAGGTGTTCCGAGCAACGGAGACGCTTGGAAGAACCTTCACCTTATGAACCTATCCCGCTCGCGGGACACAGGGCTCAGTCTCTGTTAACCTACAGGGACTCCACAAACCAAGTCTGCCCCTCCTTCTGGAGGCCCGGGCCACAGCCGTGCAGGCACCTGGAAATCACCGGCGggaataatgcttttttttttttttttttaatgaaaccaaaccaaaccaaaccaaagccaaaaagacaaacaacccgaCTTTTCAAAAGCTTTTCCAACCTGGATTGAGGAATAGTTGAACGCAGAGGTAGCACATCAGGACGTCTGAAAGCCCAGTTTCACCGAGTGAGAGACCTGGAATACGGCAAGTTAACTCAAAGGCCGGGGGCTGCGCTAGACGTGATGTGGCTGCCAAGGCCGGCCAGATGGGCCCCGTTCTCGAGCGGCCCACAGTGCGACCTCTGAACCTGCCGGCTGCGCGGGGAAAGCGGCCCGCGTCCGGCCGCCGGGAGAGGCCTGAGCGGCCGCTGCGTCCCGGCCGACCGCAGACTGCCCCCAGGTGTCCCGAGTCGGGGCTGGGAGCCCTGTCCGGGGAGAGCGCGTTACCTGCAGCAGGTGCAGCTGGGCCGCGAGGCGCCGCGGCAAGTGGAGGAAACAGTCGCGAGCGTTTGTGAAGGCCACGGTCACGGCAGCCCCGCAAGCCCCGGCACCCGCCAGGCGACCGCTGCCCCACATCATCCGCCAGCGCGGATCCCGCAGCCGCCCACCCTAGCGAACGCCGGCTAACCCGGCAGACCCAGGGCGTCGGAGCCGGAGAAGATCGATCGGCCCCGCCCCTAGCGCCGCCGCGCGCCTGTAGCGGGAGGGGCATGCAAACCTGCTCCTGCGCTCCGGGCCTCTCCGCCGCGCCGCTCGGGGGCGACCCTTCGTTCACGGACTCCTCGCACACAGGAAACGAAGGCCGACGCTGTCGATTCTTCAGCCAATCTCGGCACGCCTTGACCCATCCCTCTCTTTTATTGGGTAAAGAAGAGGGCAACGAGGCGGATGTTGTTGCCTCTGCGAGGGTCAAGGCCGACAAGATGGCGTCGACTGCCGGGGAGCTTGGCGGCGTTTTCGACCACCACGTCCAAAGGGCTGTGTGCGACTCACGGGCCAAGTACCGGGAGGGGCGACGGCCTCGCGCCGTCAAGGTAAAGTGATTTTGGTTTCATTCGCTATCCTCAGTAGCTTTATGTGAGCTCTAGTTTCACATGCCCAGCTTACgtaaataaaattctgaaagggTGCAGTCATATCTGTTTATTGGAGGTGAGTTTGAGGAGCGGTAGTACTCAGGTATCACGGGTTCTCGCGACCTCTTTAGTCAGCTGTTAAAACCTCAGCTCTGTAAAAACAGGGTTGTGTATTAGTCATTGTTATCTTCCGTGTTTGCACTAGTCCTTGTCACGCGGCAaggctcaatgaatatttgttaactCTTACCTGGCACGTTTACCGAGCCAACTCTGGAAACCATGTCGATCGAAGGTAGTCAGTTATGTGCTTTACCTAGAAGCCCTCACACGTGGGGTGCCTTATTTTTTATTGCAGAGAGAGGAgcgaatttttaaattttttattttctgcatgcTTGTTGAACAGAATAGTTcttgttttcaacttttttttttttttaacatagcagATTTGTCTTAGGCTTATTTGTGAAATACATTTAACGTGTCTGCATTTCTTTTAGGTCTATACAATCAATTTGGAATCTCAGTACTTATTAATACAAGGAGTTCCTGCAGTAGGAGCAATGAAGGAATTAGTTGAGCGATTTGCTCTGTATGGTGCAATTGAACAGTACAATGCTCTAGATGAATACCCAGCAGAAGACTTTACAGAAGTTTATCTTATTAAATTTGTCAATTTACAAAGTGCAAGGTAATATTCAGGTTAAGCAGTGTCTCATTTTCTCCATTCCCATTGCCATCATTTTGGCCTCCCTATTCATTCCTGAATTACCCAGTAACCTAACATggccctttattattatttttgtccaGTCTTTTTAAGTGTTAGCATTACCAAAACTCTGTCCATCACGTCATTCCCACACTTAACAATTTTCTGTCGTGTGGTGTGGTAGATTAAGAATTGGGTTTGGAGTAAGTTTCTCAGGTTCCACTGCTTACTAACATCTtaactttggacaagttatttaaccctGTTAAACCAGTTCTCCTATTCTGTAAAATCCATATGGTAAAAGGATCTGCTTATTGAAGTTGTGTatggatgaaatgagataatccatGTAAAGGGCTTAGCAAATGCCTCCTGTGCAGAATGCAGTAAACATTAGCTATTGAGTTTCTTAGTGTTATTTGCCTATGTGAATTGACCctatcttttctgtctttctataTAACATAAACTCTGCTCCAGTAAAGCTGAAATGTGTAATGCCTTATCACTTTTTATGTTGATTCCTATTCTTGTCACTAATACACTCCAAAACCTATCCTTCCCTGACTACTgtaattcatattttcttttttgtgccacAAATAGCACTTGGGTATATGCAGTCATGTATTGTTTCTCTAGTTGCTCTTATGTGTAATCTCACTGCCCTAACCAACTTGCCAGCTCCTCATGGTTAGGGAAGCATATTTTCTCATTGTGCATTCATTCTAAGGAATCTTAGCATCTCCCATATCACCTAGGACAGTAGGCCATGCAGTGTGacatctggatttgaatcctagctcCACAAACCAGTGGGAGCTTGGCCAAGTTATAAATCTCCTCaggcctcagtttcatcatagggttgttgtaaacTGTTAATTCAAGCATTTAAGCACTTAGGACACTGCCTGGCACAAGGTAAAATCTCAgtgaatatttcttattttccctgGGCACAGAAGTACTTATTTATTGTAGTAATTCCCAGCCAGTCACAGATGTtttataagtatttgttgaatgaatagcatcttctcattttcttattgttatatATTCAGTATTTCCTCCATTATTGAAGGTTTACAGTTAcagtattttttattagtttcttataTGTGAATCCCATTATGGGAATACATTGTGCTGAAAAGGCTAAATTGGGTATGAGCTGACTCTCAAGGGCCATTCAGTTTAACACAGAGAAAAATCTATTTCATGACTACAGATGGTATACCTCAGGCCAACCAGCTGGATCCTGTGTTGGTTAAAGGGAGCCTGCATATGTGTGTATGACTTAACTTAAAACCTATTAAGACTcttgggagaggggaggaaaggcTCTGAAAGAGTATGCAGTGGATAAGTACAGTCAATACCATCCACAAGCAGAGCATCTTAATTCCCAAGCTATAGGATGTATATACACAGCAAAAGCTGGACTTTGCTCTTTAGATCAGTGCATTGTATACTAGTTAAGCTTTTGTCCTAAGTATGTCTAGATTAAACCATGATATCATGTATTTCTGTTTAGGATAGccaagagaaaaatggatgaacagAGTTTCTTTGGTGGATTGCTTCATGTGTGCTATGCTCCAGAATTTGAGACAGTtgaagaaaccagaaaaaaattacaagagagGAATGCTTATGTAGCAAGAACTACTAAAAATAAAGGTATGGAAAGAGTACTACTAAACACCTCCTATGTGTCAGACATTTTGTTAGGTTTATCATCATGGAGTTCCCAGTCTAGTGGGAAGACAGACAAAGGATCACAATTTTGAATAACTGTGAATTACAGGGCTCTTTACAGAATGCTATGTAATCTGGGTTAGGAAGGGAGAGATGTTTCATGGAAGACTTCCTACAGGATGAGAGAGGTGGTTGAGTTCTGAAGGGTAAGTAGACATTACccagaaggggaggggaagagatggAAGGATGGGCCAGAGGAATAAATGAGCATCATGCATTTTAAGGAACTGTGAGTAGTACATAATAACCACGACACAGTGGCTTCAGTGAGAGATAAGATTAGGAAAGGGGACAGGAAGTGAATCCTAAAAGGCCTGTGTCCATACTGAGGAATTAAGGCTTTGACCAAAAGGCAGTGAGAAGCACTTGTGATGTGCAGACCAGTTCCAACTGCTAATCTAAAACTGCAAAAAGTAGAAAAGTTCCACTTTTTGATCAGCACCAGCTGGCCAGATGTCCAGTACACCCAACCAAGTTGCCCTAGACACAAATTCCCAGTGCACGGAATGGAGTCATAGGATCTGGTACATGGATTGTAGAACTAGAGCAGCCAGAATTGAACTAAgataatgtgtgtatgtgtggtctGAAATTTGAATAGTTCTAGAGGCTCCAATTACCAAACTTCTGCCCTTTGGTTAAAAGACAAAGACAGTGTCCAAACAGCTATTGAGTACGATGAGATTATGGCTGATTGGGTAAGGGGCATGTAGCAGTGTGAAAAGAGAAAGTTGAAAACTTAACCTGAGATTTTGGCAAGAGCTGTTGGGAGTCTCTGGTCAGTTGTAGACACTGAACTTTGTGTAAATAACTAGTTCCAGTAAAACTTGCATGTGTggcaaaagaaatgataaaatatggGCCCAGCAAATATGTCgcctttaaaaattacaaacacaaacTAAGCAGCGTTGTACGTTCATATAGTAAAACACTTTGAAGCTGTAAAAAGTTTTCTTTGGAATGACATGGAAAAACTCTCCAAGATTTAGAGTTAACTGGAAAGCAGAAAGGTGCAGAGAAATGGGTATTACAGGAGAAAGAGGGTCAAGTGGGAGGGAGAAAAGTATGACATGCTGGACAGATATCCTTCTTAGCTTTTAAACCATGTGAATGTATTCCCTGCTCAAGAAGTAAACTTTTTAGGGTAACATTCATTAACAtcttaatgtttctttttaaaattatctgtttctgAATGATGAAAACAATAAGTGAAGcatttctgtttccctttccctCACCTTTTAAATTGTAATATAAAGATCATTACGTGACAAAGAAGCATAAAGATGCAAAAGATTTTAGACATGATTTCCATTCGAAGACATCTGGATTTCCTGCAGCTTCTTTGAACACATCTACTGGGAACTCACATCTTTGTCTTCCTTATTCTTGTGAGTTGCCTTTGTGTTATTTCTCCCCAAAATGTACATGTTCATCAGGAGAACATGTGGACAGAGCATCAAATTCCTCTCAGGATGGTAGAAACCATGACGAAACACTGGAGCACTGTAACCACTCTCCGCAGAAAGTGcagatgaaaactttaaaaaattcattggcCCACCCTGGTGCACAGAAGGCTATTACTGCTTCAGAGGCAGTTGACAGATTTATGCCTAGGACAACACAACTGCAGGAGcggaaaagaagaagagaagatgaTTGTAAACGTGGAACTCTTCTTGAAGCAAGCACAAGTAGCAATGAGGTTATGATTGGCCCTCAGTTACCAGACATTCCTAAAGTGGACATGCATGATGACTCGTTGAATACAACAGCGAATTTAATTCGGAATAAACTTAAAGAGGtaagatcattaaaaaaagaaaaacattttaagagacGATTTGGTTATAGAACTAACAACTAAATGCAGAATTATTTGTGGGAACTACaatattgtcattcttttttttttcatttttagtttttagatgtTTTCCTACAATTCTCTGTTGAAATATCGATAACTGAATTTGACTCACAGATATATATTTGATTTGACACCTTAAATCCTTgtgttaaacatattttatatcactctaggtagaaaatataaaagcagtaGTTTTAGTCAGTTAGATCAATCTGTGAGAATGGAGCCCAGGCCCTCCCTCTCTAAAAATCTTTCCAGATAGTTCTCATATGAGCCAACGTAGAGAACTACTGCATTGAGGGAAAATTATTACAATTTATTGCTCTTAAGTTCAAAAttacaaattatataaaattcagatGCTTATTTTGCTTCTTTGATAAAGATAGCCATAGAAGAAGGTGAGATTTTAAAGATTAGGCCTTAAGGtctgcattttaaatttcataagtAGATGAGAACTAGATTGTCCTACTTAGgtagtaattttttaatgttacttacataattttcattttttaagcacAAATAAAAGAAAGTTAATATTTGAGTTGGCTTTTGAAAGATACCTTATTGTATCTAAAAGGGGCAAGCCTTTTAGAAATAATCTGAGGGAGAAAGACCATTCTCTTATACTTGAACTCAGGATCAGAAAGTGCTTTTCACATAgttgtacatatattttacagTGTGATTCAGAAAGGCTAAGGTAGATTATTTTATGTACCTTTTTTTAACCTCAAAATTATTATCCAGTTAACGATGAGGAATTgttttatcataataaaaaatCCATGGACACAATTTTTATGCTtaagcttctttaaaaatttttttgcttgTGCTGGCACCCTTGCTTCAGATATAGCTAAACTGAGACATAGATACAGATACATAGCTATCTTAGCCAGAGCTCActgtattttcaagaaaaaaggaGTTAGGGCCAAATCCTAGATATAGAAATAGAACAACAAAGGAGAAATACTAAATACAGTTTACTACagtttctaataatttttcattttaagtgaaGACTGTCTTACTGTGCTTTAACTtatattgtctattttattctGATGTATTTGGTTTCATATTTCCCTAAGAAATTGAGGCTTCTAGCATTTTCTGcttatttctctaaatttttcaTCTCCCGTCCCCACTGGAGCCTCCGTATCTCTAAAGGTATCAAATATTATCAGTGTTTCAAGTTATCTATAACCAGGGTATCTATCTGTACTCGTAAAATTACAAGTGACTTCATCATAAAATAACAGATCTATAAAGGAATGTTAAAGTAGAGCATATGTTTACTTTTCTCccctcaaaatttttttcttgttaaatggCTTC
The window above is part of the Hippopotamus amphibius kiboko isolate mHipAmp2 chromosome 4, mHipAmp2.hap2, whole genome shotgun sequence genome. Proteins encoded here:
- the RBM48 gene encoding RNA-binding protein 48 isoform X1, giving the protein MQTCSCAPGLSAAPLGGDPSFTDSSHTGNEGRRCRFFSQSRHALTHPSLLLGKEEGNEADVVASARVKADKMASTAGELGGVFDHHVQRAVCDSRAKYREGRRPRAVKVYTINLESQYLLIQGVPAVGAMKELVERFALYGAIEQYNALDEYPAEDFTEVYLIKFVNLQSARIAKRKMDEQSFFGGLLHVCYAPEFETVEETRKKLQERNAYVARTTKNKDHYVTKKHKDAKDFRHDFHSKTSGFPAASLNTSTGNSHLCLPYSCELPLCYFSPKCTCSSGEHVDRASNSSQDGRNHDETLEHCNHSPQKVQMKTLKNSLAHPGAQKAITASEAVDRFMPRTTQLQERKRRREDDCKRGTLLEASTSSNEVMIGPQLPDIPKVDMHDDSLNTTANLIRNKLKEVISSVPKPAEDKPEDVHRSYPLKQRRRI
- the RBM48 gene encoding RNA-binding protein 48 isoform X2 translates to MLLPLRGSRPTRWRRLPGSLAAFSTTTSKGLCATHGPSTGRGDGLAPSRIAKRKMDEQSFFGGLLHVCYAPEFETVEETRKKLQERNAYVARTTKNKDHYVTKKHKDAKDFRHDFHSKTSGFPAASLNTSTGNSHLCLPYSCELPLCYFSPKCTCSSGEHVDRASNSSQDGRNHDETLEHCNHSPQKVQMKTLKNSLAHPGAQKAITASEAVDRFMPRTTQLQERKRRREDDCKRGTLLEASTSSNEVMIGPQLPDIPKVDMHDDSLNTTANLIRNKLKEVISSVPKPAEDKPEDVHRSYPLKQRRRI